A genomic region of Paralichthys olivaceus isolate ysfri-2021 chromosome 18, ASM2471397v2, whole genome shotgun sequence contains the following coding sequences:
- the pam gene encoding peptidyl-glycine alpha-amidating monooxygenase isoform X1, with protein sequence MMGVPALWAVLLTFICHSRGLEIQSPRYWSKRSQENILLDPSGCASRTKQQQVITNPHNFSVDIRMPGVIPAGSDTYLCMAFPVPTSRDAYIVDFIPHASMDTVHHMLLFGCQTPVSRSSYWDCGSVQGTCEDEASIMYAWARNAPPTKLPKDVGFKVGRNSGMSYFVLQIHYGDVSAFRDHHRDCSGLSLRMTSKPQPFIAGIYLLMSVDTVILPGKTVTNADVACDYSSYPIYPFAFRTHTHHLGKVVSGYRIRNGKWSLIGRQSPQLPQAFYPAHEELDVKYGDTVAARCVFTGEGRTSKTYIGGTSDDEMCNFYIMFYMDSKHAIPYMNCMETGSKDLFQHIPAEANVPIAVDPDHMMMHMGKSTSTHDDQDDRSVLDANKAVQTLDQGDLYSLMSKLLGQSNDIVHIHKFNPNEMQRAQAELVAEIDSLMQKKGLGSPSATLAFQPREDPVLVRDRVHRFHQLEATAKSPRSQLVAEGQDHLELVSTWPQSSLQLGQVSGLALDSDSNLVIFHRGDHHWGADSFNSQARYQHRSLGPIQQSTILVVDPVKGNILKASGRNMFYMPHGITTDKENNYWVTDVALHQVLKVSGDGGDRTLLTLGEAFKPGSDSSHFCQPTDVAVDTDTGNIFVSDGYCNSRILKFSSDGKYLSEWSAGSSDRRRRLPFRVPHSLVFLPDRREVCVADRENGRIQCFIAETGEFVKEIKKEEFGGEVFAINYSPAGDGLIFAVNGESPYRSAPLRGFVINYSTKDILDTFSPKTQEFMMPHDIVQTRDGSVFVGDAGSNSVFKFTSEKFHRSVKKAGIEVQELEEMETFVQTKLRPEHNTSKTTVVKEKQSVALQPEAQKETEEEEKKRVLKTKGGEGVLPAVITTLLLVPLLLVLSTGVFICWRRNHRSELKSEPSSVGGILGKIRGKAVGGLNLGNFFASHKGYSRQGFDQLSTEGSDQERNEEDSSDSENEEYSALPPPQSSS encoded by the exons ATGATGGGAGTCCCTGCCCTCTGGGCTGTGCTGCTAACTTTCATCTGTCACAGCCGCGGCCTGGAAATACAAAGCCCCCGGTATTGGTCCAAAAG GTCTCAGGAAAACATCTTGTTGGATCCCAGCGGCTGTGCGTCCAGGAccaagcagcagcaggtgatAACAAACCCTCACAACTTCTCTGTGGACATCCGGATGCCTGGTGTGATCCCGGCCGGG TCGGACACTTACCTCTGCATGGCGTTTCCTGTGCCAACTAGTCGAGATGCATATATCG tggACTTCATACCTCATGCCAGTATGGACACAGTCCATCACATGCTGCTGTTTGGCTGTCAGACTCCCGTCTCCAGAAGCAGCTACTG GGACTGTGGCAGCGTACAAGGCACGTGTGAGGATGAAGCCTCCATCATGTACGCCTGGGCTCGGAACGCACCTCCTACCAAACTACCCAAAG ATGTTGGTTTTAAAGTTGGAAGGAATTCAGGAATGTCTTACTTCGTGCTGCAGATCCATTACGGAGATGTCAGTGCTTTCAGGG ACCATCACAGAGACTGCTCAGGACTCTCCTTAAGAATGACATCCAAGCC GCAGCCTTTCATCGCAGGAATATACCTGCTCATGTCCGTGGATACAGTCATCCTGCCCGGGAAAacag TTACAAACGCAGACGTCGCCTGTGATTACTCGTCATATCCCATCTACCCGTTCGCCTTCAGGACCCACACACATCACCTCG GTAAAGTGGTCAGCGGCTACAGGATCCGAAACGGAAAGTGGAGCCTGATTGGACGACAGTCCCCACAGTTACCACAG gCTTTTTATCCTGCTCACGAGGAGCTGGACGTGAAGTACGGTGACACCGTCGCTGCcagatgtgtttttactggTGAGGGCAGAACCTCCAAAACCTACATCGG AGGCACCTCTGATGATGAAATGTGCAACTTCTATATAATGTTCTACATGGACAGCAAACATGCCATCCCCTACATGAACTGCATGGAGACGGGCTCCAAAGATCTGTTTCAACATATTCCTGCTGAGGCCAATGTTCCCATCGCTGTCGACCCAGATCACATGATGATGCATATGGGAAAATCAACGAGTACGCACG ATGATCAAGATGACAGATCTGTGTTGGATGCAAACAAAGCAGTGCAGACTCTGGATCAGG GTGACCTCTATTCTCTTATGTCCAAGCTGCTAGGCCAGAGTAACGACATAGTTCACATTCATAAGTTCAACCCCAACGAGATGCAGAGAGCCCAGGCGGAGCTGGTGGCTGAGATTGATAGCTTAATGCAAAAGAAAGGCCTGGGCTCTCCCAGTGCCACACTAGCCTTCCAACCCAGGGAGGACCCTGTTTTGGTGAGGGACAGAGTCCACAGGTTCCACCAGCTTGAGGCCACGGCCAAGTCCCCAAGAAGCCAGCTGGTAGCTGAAGGACAAG atcatTTGGAGCTTGTGTCGACGTGGCCTCAGAGTTCTCTCCAGCTCGGTCAAGTGTCAGGACTCGCCCTCGACTCCGATTCTAATTTGGTCATTTTCCACAGAGGGGACCACCACTGGGGGGCAGA ctccttcaacAGCCAGGCCAGATACCAGCACAGGTCCCTGGGTCCCATCCAGCAGTCCACCATTTTGGTTGTGGATCCCGTCAAAGGCAACATCCTGAAGGCTTCAGGCAGAAACAT GTTTTATATGCCTCATGGAATAAcgacagacaaagaaaataacTACTGGGTCACTGACGTGGCTCTTCATCAG GTGTTAAAGGTGAGCGGTGACGGCGGAGACAGAACGTTGCTGACGCTAGGAGAAGCATTCAAACCAGGAAGTGACAGCAGCCACTTCTGTCAGCCCACTGACGTCGCTGTGGACACGGACACAGGAAACATCTTCGTGTCTGACGGATACTGTAACTCCAGGATACTGAAGTTCTCCTCTGACGGCAAATACCTGTCTGAGTGGAgcgcag GTTCGTCCGACAGGAGGAGGCGCTTGCCGTTCCGGGTTCCTCACAGTCTGGTGTTCCTTCCTGACAGACGGGAGGTTTGTGTTGCTGACAGAGAGAACGGACGTATTCAGTGTTTCATCGCTGAAACAGGAGAGtttgttaaagaaataaagaaggaGGAGTTTGGAGGGGAAGTGTTTGCCATCAACTACAGTCCTGCAGGAG atggcTTGATCTTTGCAGTAAATGGAGAATCTCCGTATCGCTCGGCTCCACTCAGAGGTTTTGTCATAAATTATTCAACCAAGGATATTTTGGACACGTTCAGCCCCAAGACACag gAGTTTATGATGCCTCATGACATCGTTCAAACCAGAGACGGCAGCGTGTTTGTCGGAGACGCAGGCAGTAATTCAGTCTTCAAGTTTACCAGTGAGA AGTTCCACCGCTCTGTGAAGAAAGCTGGCATCGAGGTTCAGGAGCTCGAAG AAATGGAGACGTTTGTTCAAACTAAACTGAGGCCTGAACACAACACGTCGAAGACGACGGTCGTCAAGGAGAAGCAAAGTGTCGCTCTGCAGCCTGAAGCACagaaagagacggaggaggaggagaagaagagagtgtTGAAAACAAAGGGAGGCGAGGGGGTTCTCCCCGCCGTCATCACCACGCTGCTGCTCGTCCCGCTGCTGCTCGTCTTATCCACCGGTGTCTTCATCTGCTGGAGGAGAAACC ATCGCTCTGAGCTGAAGAGTGAGCCCAGCTCTGTGGGAGGGATCCTGGGGAAAATAAGAG GTAAAGCAGTCGGCGGTCTGAATCTGGGGAACTTCTTTGCGTCCCATAAGGGTTACAGTCGTCAGGGCTTCGACCAGCTGAGCACCGAAGGCAGCGACCAGGAGCGGAACGAGGAGGACAGCAGCGACTCCGAGAACGAGGAGTACTCCGCTCTGCCGCCGCCTCAGTCCTCGTCTTAG